In Nocardioides dokdonensis FR1436, the following are encoded in one genomic region:
- a CDS encoding SDR family NAD(P)-dependent oxidoreductase, whose product MSVLLVTGAASGLGWALTRHWYAAGHDLVLADIDGAALAARAADLDPDRVLALTVDVTDAADLARLVEATQQRFGRLDVLVNNAGITHRSPAYRTDPAVFRTVMAVDWQGPVELTLAALPLLRAGGGTVVCISSMAGWMPVPGRAAYSAAKAALTQFFEVLRLELEPQGVRVLMVHPSFLDTPIDEHALGEDGRPTGRARSTVGRLRSAEETAVQVDAALWAGRRRLFPDRGTVAASLLWRLAPSVYQAQVRRRFADDLR is encoded by the coding sequence GTGAGCGTCCTGCTGGTCACCGGGGCCGCCTCGGGGCTCGGGTGGGCGCTGACACGGCACTGGTACGCCGCCGGCCACGACCTGGTGCTCGCCGACATCGACGGTGCCGCGCTGGCCGCGCGGGCCGCCGACCTGGACCCCGACCGGGTGCTCGCCCTGACCGTCGACGTCACCGACGCCGCCGACCTGGCCCGCCTGGTCGAGGCGACCCAGCAGCGCTTCGGACGTCTCGACGTGCTGGTCAACAACGCCGGGATCACCCACCGCAGCCCCGCCTACCGCACCGACCCCGCGGTCTTCCGCACCGTGATGGCGGTGGACTGGCAGGGGCCGGTCGAGCTGACCCTGGCCGCCCTCCCGCTGCTGCGTGCCGGCGGCGGCACGGTGGTGTGCATCTCCTCGATGGCGGGCTGGATGCCGGTGCCCGGGCGGGCCGCCTACAGCGCCGCCAAGGCGGCCCTCACCCAGTTCTTCGAGGTGTTGCGGCTCGAGCTGGAGCCGCAGGGCGTGCGGGTGCTGATGGTGCACCCCTCGTTCCTGGACACCCCGATCGACGAGCACGCGCTCGGCGAGGACGGCCGCCCCACCGGGCGGGCCCGCTCGACCGTCGGGCGGCTGCGCTCCGCCGAGGAGACCGCCGTCCAGGTCGACGCCGCGCTGTGGGCGGGTCGCCGCCGACTGTTCCCCGACCGCGGCACCGTCGCCGCGAGCCTGCTGTGGCGCCTCGCCCCCTCGGTCTACCAGGCCCAGGTGCGTCGCCGGTTCGCCGACGACCTGCGCTAG
- a CDS encoding glutathione peroxidase: MSILDEPLARLDGTTGTLRDLTGGRAALLVNVASRCGLTPQYTGLEALHTTYAGRGFTVVGVPSNQFGGQEPGSAEEIATFCSATYGVTFPMSEKVEVNGASRHPVYEELTSVPDQDGEAGDVKWNFEKFLIAADGAVVARFGPAVAPDDPRLVSAVEAVCG; the protein is encoded by the coding sequence ATGAGCATCCTCGACGAGCCCCTGGCCCGCCTCGACGGCACCACCGGCACCCTGCGCGACCTCACCGGCGGGCGCGCCGCGCTGCTGGTCAACGTCGCCAGCCGCTGCGGCCTGACCCCGCAGTACACCGGCCTCGAAGCGCTGCACACGACGTACGCCGGGCGCGGGTTCACCGTGGTGGGGGTGCCGTCCAACCAGTTCGGCGGCCAGGAGCCCGGCTCGGCCGAGGAGATCGCCACCTTCTGCTCGGCGACGTACGGCGTGACCTTCCCGATGAGCGAGAAGGTCGAGGTCAACGGCGCGTCGCGGCACCCGGTCTACGAGGAGCTGACCTCGGTGCCGGACCAGGACGGCGAGGCCGGCGACGTGAAGTGGAACTTCGAGAAGTTCCTGATCGCCGCAGACGGCGCGGTCGTGGCCCGCTTCGGCCCGGCGGTCGCCCCCGACGACCCGCGGCTGGTCAGTGCGGTCGAGGCCGTCTGCGGCTGA
- a CDS encoding DEAD/DEAH box helicase has protein sequence MSFVPVTGTATFLPADPPREGVVEFVDARRTVALPVRAALPVLTKAHAREDLHPSVGLLSGAALLGMRLVAAGAFEPAPTEPGEPPHWQVAPLGDDDEDRVRMLARARAHEGCDEAAAEQVVRRLLDAVVDAMPRGAPVAPARPTRPRPRLIEDPDDPRATGAAPPLQPSADFRDRLRRRIDRHRFAGDLPHLVAVSLRVEADEEELVGGTVRVVLQVHDERDPLHLADAASLWVDEPEVHGFGDRARTHATIALRAAADAWPVLERLLDLRVPDQLTLDSDELVSLLDEGVAALSERGVDVLWPRSLGRELTTRAVLDRAPRSTVPREEPLQTGLLTPESMFAFQWQVALHGDPLTAEEMDQLAEAASPIMKLRGSWTVVDPAVARKARKRMVREVKPAEALAGALTGVATLKPGDEQEGVIVGASLLRVREQLTQAATRDPIEVPDGLAATLRDYQRHGLTWLADLTASGLGACLADDMGLGKTVQVIALHLHRAEGARSEDRTPLPTLVVCPTSLLGNWEAEIRRFAPGVPVRRFHGGRRTLPDLGDALEPGLTGDPGFVLTTYGTMRSDAKDPDTSLLRPVAWGLVVADEAQHVKNPRAATARMLRTLTSQARVALTGTPVENDLTELWAILDWAIPGLLGSRNAFRRVWAAPIESGQEPTKARQFADLIAPFLLRRRKSDPGIAPELPPKTETDHPLSLTREQVVLYEAFVRDTMERIERADDDSRRGLVLMLLTGLKQICNHPAHFLKQASGRLGGRSEKLDLLDELIGTVLAEDGAVLVFTQYVAMARLLERHLAAVGVPTQLLHGGTPVREREAMVRRFQDAPPGEAPVFLLSLKAGGTGLNLTRADHVVHFDRWWNPAVEEQATDRAYRIGQTRPVQVHRPIVRGTIEEKVAELLTRKRALADAVLGNGEAALTELSNDELRDLVTLRRED, from the coding sequence GTGAGCTTCGTCCCCGTCACCGGCACGGCGACGTTCCTGCCGGCCGACCCGCCGCGCGAGGGCGTCGTGGAGTTCGTCGACGCCCGCCGCACCGTGGCGCTGCCGGTGCGCGCCGCGCTGCCGGTGCTGACCAAGGCGCACGCGCGCGAGGACCTGCACCCCAGCGTCGGGCTGCTCTCGGGCGCCGCACTGCTCGGGATGCGCCTGGTCGCGGCCGGCGCCTTCGAGCCCGCCCCCACCGAGCCCGGTGAGCCGCCGCACTGGCAGGTGGCCCCGCTCGGCGACGACGACGAGGACCGGGTGCGGATGCTGGCCCGGGCCCGCGCCCACGAGGGCTGCGACGAGGCCGCCGCCGAGCAGGTCGTACGCCGCCTGCTCGACGCCGTGGTCGACGCCATGCCGCGCGGGGCCCCGGTCGCCCCGGCGCGCCCGACCCGCCCCCGACCGCGGCTGATCGAGGACCCCGACGACCCCCGGGCCACCGGGGCCGCGCCCCCGCTGCAGCCCTCCGCCGACTTCCGCGACCGGCTGCGTCGGCGCATCGACCGGCACCGGTTCGCCGGCGACCTGCCGCACCTGGTGGCGGTCAGCCTGCGGGTGGAGGCCGACGAGGAGGAGCTGGTCGGCGGCACGGTGCGCGTGGTGCTGCAGGTCCACGACGAGCGCGACCCTTTGCACCTGGCCGACGCCGCGTCGCTGTGGGTCGACGAGCCGGAGGTGCACGGCTTCGGCGACCGGGCCCGCACCCACGCCACCATCGCGCTGCGCGCTGCCGCCGACGCCTGGCCGGTCCTCGAGCGGCTGCTTGACCTGCGGGTGCCCGACCAGCTCACCCTCGACTCCGACGAGCTGGTCAGCCTGCTCGACGAGGGCGTCGCGGCGCTCTCCGAGCGCGGCGTCGACGTGCTCTGGCCGCGCAGCCTGGGCCGCGAGCTCACCACCCGCGCCGTGCTCGACCGAGCCCCGCGCAGCACCGTCCCGCGGGAGGAGCCGCTGCAGACCGGGCTGCTGACCCCCGAGAGCATGTTCGCCTTCCAGTGGCAGGTGGCGCTGCACGGCGATCCGCTGACCGCGGAGGAGATGGACCAGCTCGCCGAGGCCGCCTCCCCGATCATGAAGCTGCGCGGCTCCTGGACCGTCGTCGACCCGGCGGTGGCCCGCAAGGCCCGCAAGCGGATGGTGCGCGAGGTCAAGCCGGCCGAGGCCCTCGCCGGCGCGCTCACCGGCGTGGCGACCCTCAAGCCCGGCGACGAGCAGGAGGGCGTCATCGTCGGCGCCAGCCTGCTCCGGGTGCGCGAGCAGCTGACCCAGGCGGCCACCCGCGACCCCATCGAGGTGCCGGACGGTCTGGCCGCGACCCTGCGCGACTACCAGCGGCACGGGCTGACCTGGTTGGCCGACCTGACGGCGTCCGGGCTCGGGGCCTGCCTGGCCGACGACATGGGCCTGGGCAAGACCGTGCAGGTGATCGCGCTGCACCTGCACCGCGCCGAGGGAGCCCGCAGCGAGGACCGGACGCCGCTGCCGACCCTGGTGGTCTGCCCCACCAGCCTGCTGGGCAACTGGGAGGCCGAGATCCGCCGCTTCGCCCCCGGGGTCCCGGTGCGCCGCTTCCACGGCGGGCGCCGGACCCTGCCCGACCTGGGCGATGCCCTCGAGCCCGGTCTCACCGGTGACCCGGGCTTCGTGCTCACCACCTACGGCACCATGCGCAGCGACGCCAAGGACCCCGACACCTCGCTGCTGCGCCCGGTCGCGTGGGGGCTGGTCGTCGCCGACGAGGCGCAGCACGTGAAGAACCCCCGCGCCGCGACCGCGCGGATGCTGCGCACCCTGACCAGCCAGGCGCGGGTCGCGCTGACCGGCACCCCGGTCGAGAACGACCTGACCGAGCTGTGGGCGATCCTGGACTGGGCGATCCCGGGGCTGCTCGGCAGCCGCAACGCGTTCCGTCGGGTGTGGGCCGCGCCGATCGAGTCCGGCCAGGAGCCCACCAAGGCCCGCCAGTTCGCCGACCTGATCGCGCCGTTCCTGCTGCGCCGGCGCAAGTCCGACCCCGGCATCGCGCCCGAGCTGCCGCCCAAGACCGAGACCGACCACCCGCTGAGCCTGACCCGGGAGCAGGTGGTGCTCTACGAGGCGTTCGTGCGCGACACGATGGAGCGCATCGAGCGCGCTGACGACGACTCCAGGCGCGGGCTGGTGCTGATGCTGCTCACCGGGCTCAAGCAGATCTGCAACCACCCGGCGCACTTCCTCAAGCAGGCCAGCGGCCGGTTGGGCGGCCGCTCGGAGAAGCTCGACCTGCTCGACGAGCTCATCGGCACCGTGCTCGCCGAGGACGGCGCCGTCCTGGTCTTCACCCAGTACGTCGCCATGGCCCGGTTGCTGGAGCGGCACCTGGCCGCCGTGGGCGTGCCCACCCAGCTGCTGCACGGCGGCACCCCGGTGCGCGAGCGGGAGGCGATGGTGCGCCGCTTCCAGGACGCCCCGCCCGGCGAGGCCCCGGTCTTTCTGCTCTCCCTCAAGGCCGGCGGCACCGGGCTGAACCTGACCCGCGCCGACCACGTCGTGCACTTCGACCGCTGGTGGAACCCCGCGGTGGAGGAGCAGGCCACCGACCGGGCCTACCGGATCGGCCAGACCCGGCCGGTGCAGGTGCACCGCCCCATCGTGCGCGGCACCATCGAGGAGAAGGTCGCCGAGCTGCTGACCCGCAAGCGGGCGCTGGCCGACGCGGTGCTGGGCAACGGCGAGGCCGCGCTCACCGAGCTCAGCAACGACGAGCTGCGCGACCTGGTCACCCTGCGCCGGGAGGACTGA
- a CDS encoding SWIM zinc finger family protein translates to MTGAGVGPGAGGDGVVHPRLAARRRSTRAETWWGKAWVRAVEESAYAEGDLAAARSLSRSGRVGAIEVGAGSAVAVVDDGSDGGGRWTVRIEVPVLDDTGAETLVEAVAAQAGRVGALLAGDLPHELVEHAEEAGVELLPYGGELVASCTCAGWVDPCVHALGVLYQLTWLLEADPFVLVHLRGLGREEVLARLHARVVEPEERMSGDGPGGDDEPDLATAYDAAARAARVLELLDARGAGEAAPDLSHLF, encoded by the coding sequence GTGACCGGGGCCGGTGTCGGCCCGGGTGCCGGAGGGGACGGCGTCGTGCACCCGCGGCTCGCGGCGCGGCGCCGCAGCACCCGCGCCGAGACCTGGTGGGGCAAGGCGTGGGTGCGTGCGGTCGAGGAGTCGGCGTACGCCGAGGGCGACCTGGCCGCGGCCCGGTCGCTGTCCCGCTCGGGCCGGGTCGGGGCGATCGAGGTCGGTGCCGGCTCGGCGGTGGCCGTGGTCGACGACGGCTCCGACGGGGGCGGTCGGTGGACCGTGCGGATCGAGGTCCCGGTGCTCGACGACACCGGCGCCGAGACGCTGGTCGAGGCGGTCGCGGCCCAGGCCGGGCGCGTCGGCGCGCTGCTGGCCGGCGACCTGCCGCACGAGCTGGTCGAGCACGCCGAGGAGGCCGGGGTCGAGCTGCTGCCCTACGGCGGCGAGCTGGTCGCCTCCTGCACCTGCGCGGGCTGGGTCGACCCGTGCGTGCACGCGCTCGGGGTCCTCTACCAGCTGACCTGGCTGCTCGAGGCCGACCCGTTCGTGCTGGTCCACCTGCGCGGGCTGGGCCGCGAGGAGGTGCTGGCCCGGTTGCACGCCCGGGTCGTGGAGCCGGAGGAGCGGATGTCCGGGGACGGGCCCGGGGGAGACGACGAGCCCGACCTGGCCACGGCGTACGACGCCGCCGCCCGCGCGGCACGGGTGCTCGAGCTGCTCGACGCCCGGGGTGCGGGCGAGGCCGCCCCGGACCTGAGCCACCTCTTCTGA
- a CDS encoding class I SAM-dependent methyltransferase: MHADLDAGGRVAELGCGDGWAAIGVGLAYPRTHVDGYDIDHASIEAATANAAAHGLADRVRFHHADAADTTRDGAYDLVLAMECVHDMADPVAVLGSARRLVAGEGSVVVMDERVPDAFTGPGDPVEQLMYGISVLVCLPDGLSHEPSVGTGTVMRTPVLRGYARDAGFADVEVLPIEHDLFRFYRLLT; encoded by the coding sequence GTGCACGCCGACCTCGACGCGGGCGGGCGGGTCGCTGAGCTCGGCTGCGGGGACGGCTGGGCCGCGATCGGGGTCGGGCTGGCCTACCCCCGCACCCACGTCGACGGCTACGACATCGACCACGCCTCCATCGAGGCGGCCACCGCCAACGCGGCCGCTCACGGCCTCGCCGACCGGGTGCGCTTCCACCACGCCGACGCGGCGGACACCACCCGCGACGGGGCCTACGACCTGGTGCTGGCCATGGAGTGCGTGCACGACATGGCCGACCCGGTCGCGGTGCTCGGCTCGGCCCGCCGACTGGTGGCCGGCGAGGGGAGCGTCGTGGTCATGGACGAGCGGGTCCCCGACGCCTTCACCGGACCCGGCGACCCGGTCGAGCAGCTGATGTACGGCATCTCGGTGCTGGTCTGCCTGCCCGACGGCCTCTCCCACGAGCCCTCGGTCGGCACCGGCACCGTGATGCGCACGCCCGTGCTGCGCGGCTACGCCCGCGACGCCGGGTTCGCGGACGTGGAGGTGCTGCCCATCGAGCACGACCTGTTCCGCTTCTACCGCCTCCTCACCTGA
- a CDS encoding protein adenylyltransferase SelO — MDVSSPTDLRLGTRFADELPELAVRWQAEEAPEPQLVVLNEPLAAELGLDPRWLRSEAGVRLLVGAEVPDGATPVAQGYAGHQFGGYSPRLGDGRALLLGELTDPAGRVRDLHLKGSGRTPWARGGDGLAGLGPMLREHVVSEAMHTLGIPTTRSLAVVATGRGVRREQVLPGAVLARVASSHLRVGSFQYARATGDDDLLRRLADHAIARHHPAARDAGPAGAAYVALLEGVVEAQARLVAQWMLVGFVHGVMNTDNMTISGESIDYGPCAFLDAYDPATVFSSIDEGGRYAYRNQPAAAQWNLARLAEALLPLIDADEERAVETATRSLQGFATTYADAFTADAAAKLGLPAGLDRAVVASLVEDLLALMAAARVDHTSFFRALGDAARGDVEGVRGVVLDLPGLDAWLERWRGLGPDAEAMDRVNPVYIPRNHLVEQALDAATAGDLAPLHRLLEAVTAPYDERPGLAAYAEPGPAGAGPYVTFCGT; from the coding sequence ATGGACGTGAGCAGCCCGACCGACCTGCGGCTGGGGACCCGCTTCGCCGACGAGCTGCCCGAGCTGGCGGTGCGCTGGCAGGCCGAGGAGGCACCCGAGCCGCAGCTGGTGGTGCTCAACGAGCCGCTCGCCGCTGAGCTGGGCCTGGACCCGCGGTGGCTGCGCAGCGAGGCCGGCGTGCGGCTGCTGGTGGGCGCCGAGGTGCCCGACGGCGCGACCCCGGTGGCGCAGGGCTACGCCGGGCACCAGTTCGGCGGGTACTCCCCGCGCCTCGGCGACGGCCGCGCGCTGCTGCTCGGCGAGCTCACCGACCCCGCCGGGCGGGTCCGCGACCTGCACCTCAAGGGCTCGGGCCGGACCCCGTGGGCACGCGGCGGCGACGGCCTCGCCGGGCTCGGACCGATGCTGCGCGAGCACGTCGTCAGCGAGGCGATGCACACGCTGGGCATCCCCACCACCCGCTCGCTCGCCGTGGTCGCGACCGGGCGCGGGGTGCGCCGCGAGCAGGTGCTGCCGGGCGCGGTGCTGGCCCGGGTCGCGAGCAGCCACCTGCGGGTCGGCAGCTTCCAGTACGCCCGCGCCACCGGCGACGACGACCTGCTGCGCCGCCTGGCCGACCACGCGATCGCGCGCCACCACCCGGCCGCGCGCGACGCCGGCCCCGCGGGTGCGGCGTACGTCGCGCTGCTCGAGGGGGTCGTCGAGGCGCAGGCGCGACTGGTGGCGCAGTGGATGCTCGTCGGGTTCGTGCACGGCGTGATGAACACCGACAACATGACGATCTCGGGGGAGAGCATCGACTACGGGCCGTGCGCCTTCCTGGACGCCTACGACCCCGCGACCGTCTTCAGCTCGATCGACGAGGGCGGGCGCTACGCCTACCGCAACCAGCCGGCGGCGGCCCAGTGGAATCTCGCCCGGCTCGCCGAGGCGCTGCTGCCGCTCATCGACGCCGACGAGGAGCGGGCGGTCGAGACCGCGACGCGCAGCCTGCAGGGCTTCGCCACGACGTACGCCGACGCCTTCACCGCGGACGCGGCCGCCAAGCTGGGCCTGCCCGCGGGGCTCGACCGCGCGGTCGTGGCCTCGTTGGTCGAGGACCTGCTGGCCCTGATGGCCGCGGCCCGGGTGGACCACACGTCGTTCTTCCGCGCGCTCGGGGACGCGGCGCGCGGGGACGTCGAGGGGGTGCGGGGCGTGGTCCTCGACCTGCCCGGCCTCGACGCGTGGCTGGAGCGCTGGCGCGGGCTGGGTCCCGACGCGGAGGCGATGGACCGGGTGAATCCCGTCTACATCCCGCGCAACCACCTGGTCGAGCAGGCCCTCGACGCCGCGACCGCCGGCGACCTGGCCCCGCTGCACCGACTCCTCGAGGCCGTCACCGCGCCGTACGACGAGCGGCCGGGCCTGGCGGCGTACGCCGAGCCGGGCCCCGCGGGCGCCGGGCCCTACGTGACGTTCTGCGGCACCTGA
- a CDS encoding TetR/AcrR family transcriptional regulator: MSRREQILATAAELFAKRGFHGVSVADLGAACGISGPALYKHFASKDAVLAAMLVSISEQLLAVGRERARAAGEPRAAVVALVDWHVDFALRHRPLIVVQDRDWESLPGQAREQVRALQREYVDVWATELQAVHLGLDLEQARAMAHATFGLINSTPHSALLPDPAMGALLHQMALGALGLQTAGAQVPQNVT, translated from the coding sequence ATGTCCCGGCGCGAGCAGATCCTGGCCACCGCGGCCGAGCTGTTCGCCAAGCGCGGGTTCCACGGGGTGTCGGTGGCCGACCTGGGCGCGGCGTGCGGGATCTCCGGGCCGGCGCTCTACAAGCACTTCGCCTCCAAGGACGCGGTGCTCGCCGCGATGCTCGTCTCGATCAGCGAGCAGCTCCTCGCCGTGGGCCGCGAGCGGGCACGGGCGGCCGGGGAGCCGCGGGCGGCCGTGGTCGCCCTGGTCGACTGGCACGTCGACTTCGCGCTGCGGCACCGGCCGCTGATCGTGGTGCAGGACCGCGACTGGGAGTCCCTGCCCGGGCAGGCGCGCGAGCAGGTGCGCGCCCTGCAGCGCGAGTACGTCGACGTGTGGGCCACCGAGCTGCAGGCGGTGCACCTCGGCCTCGACCTCGAGCAGGCGCGGGCGATGGCGCACGCGACCTTCGGGCTGATCAACTCCACCCCGCACAGCGCGCTGCTGCCCGACCCGGCGATGGGCGCGCTGCTGCACCAGATGGCGCTGGGCGCGCTCGGCCTCCAGACGGCTGGTGCTCAGGTGCCGCAGAACGTCACGTAG
- a CDS encoding carboxyl transferase domain-containing protein, with protein sequence MSDLKDLVTDLRERLATARTGGSESARTKHTGRGKLLVRERVDRLLDPGSPFLELSPLAATGMYGAPGETPVPSAGIVTGIGRIHGRECVIVANDATVKGGTYYPMTVKKHLRAQTVAAENHLPCVYLVDSGGAFLPMQDEVFPDREHFGRIFFNQANMSAAGIPQIASVMGSCTAGGAYVPAMSDETVIVKEQGTIFLGGPPLVKAATGEVVTAEELGGGDVHARTSGVVDHLADDDAHALAIVRSVIDTLPPAQPTRVPAAEVEEPHEPPESLYDVVPTDTRTPYDVREVVRRLVDGSRFHEFKKLYGETLVCGFARIWGHEVGIVANNGILFSESALKGAHFIELCNQRGIPLVFLQNISGFMVGREYENKGIARDGAKLVTAVACSVVPKFTVVIGGSYGAGNYGMCGRAYDPRFLWMWPNARISVMGGEQAAGVLATVRRDGIEARGEEWSAQDEEAFKEPLREQYETQGSPYYATARLWDDGVIDPADTRRVLGMGLAATAYTPIPEPRYGIFRM encoded by the coding sequence GTGAGCGATCTCAAGGACCTCGTGACCGACCTGCGTGAGCGGCTGGCGACGGCCCGGACCGGTGGCAGCGAGTCGGCGCGGACCAAGCACACCGGGCGCGGCAAGCTGCTGGTGCGCGAGCGGGTGGACCGGCTGCTCGACCCCGGCAGCCCGTTCCTGGAGCTGAGTCCGCTGGCCGCGACCGGCATGTACGGCGCGCCGGGGGAGACGCCGGTGCCCAGCGCCGGGATCGTGACGGGCATCGGGCGCATCCACGGCCGCGAGTGCGTCATCGTCGCCAACGACGCCACCGTCAAGGGCGGCACGTACTACCCGATGACGGTCAAGAAGCACCTGCGCGCGCAGACGGTCGCGGCCGAGAACCACCTGCCGTGCGTCTACCTCGTCGACTCCGGCGGCGCGTTCCTGCCGATGCAGGACGAGGTCTTCCCCGACCGCGAGCACTTCGGCCGGATCTTCTTCAACCAGGCGAACATGTCGGCGGCCGGGATCCCGCAGATCGCCAGCGTGATGGGCTCCTGCACCGCCGGCGGCGCCTACGTGCCCGCGATGAGCGACGAGACCGTGATCGTCAAGGAGCAAGGGACGATCTTCCTCGGCGGCCCGCCGCTGGTGAAGGCCGCGACCGGTGAGGTGGTCACCGCCGAGGAGCTCGGCGGCGGCGACGTCCACGCCCGCACCTCCGGCGTCGTGGACCACCTCGCCGACGACGACGCGCACGCGCTGGCCATCGTCCGCAGCGTCATCGACACCCTGCCCCCGGCCCAGCCGACCCGTGTCCCGGCCGCCGAGGTCGAGGAGCCGCACGAGCCGCCCGAGTCGCTCTACGACGTGGTGCCCACCGACACCCGCACGCCGTACGACGTGCGCGAGGTGGTGCGCCGCCTCGTCGACGGCAGCCGCTTCCACGAGTTCAAGAAGCTCTACGGCGAGACCCTGGTCTGCGGGTTCGCCCGGATCTGGGGCCACGAGGTCGGCATCGTGGCCAACAACGGCATCCTCTTCAGCGAGTCGGCCCTCAAGGGCGCCCACTTCATCGAGCTGTGCAACCAGCGCGGCATCCCGCTGGTGTTCCTGCAGAACATCTCCGGCTTCATGGTCGGGCGCGAGTACGAGAACAAGGGCATCGCCCGCGACGGCGCCAAGCTCGTCACGGCGGTCGCCTGCAGCGTCGTCCCCAAGTTCACCGTCGTCATCGGCGGCTCCTACGGCGCCGGCAACTACGGCATGTGCGGACGTGCCTACGACCCGCGCTTCCTGTGGATGTGGCCCAACGCCCGGATCTCGGTGATGGGCGGCGAGCAGGCCGCCGGCGTGCTGGCCACCGTGCGCCGCGACGGGATCGAGGCCCGCGGCGAGGAGTGGTCGGCGCAGGACGAGGAGGCGTTCAAGGAGCCGCTGCGCGAGCAGTACGAGACGCAGGGCTCGCCGTACTACGCCACCGCGCGGCTGTGGGACGACGGCGTGATCGACCCCGCCGACACCCGCCGGGTGCTGGGGATGGGGCTGGCCGCCACGGCGTACACCCCGATCCCCGAGCCCCGCTACGGCATCTTCCGAATGTGA